In the genome of Acidobacteriota bacterium, one region contains:
- a CDS encoding DUF1684 domain-containing protein has protein sequence MLAAIVVLVSAAIMPVTGGFGQHGDEVSCPASAVATAHDDYEAQVERRRAAYEASLRSLDGYLAVVGLFFLEDGPNVFGADAAGRVVLPDGSAPGRVGVFDFQDGRVFYRIERPGLALLNGRATLSGELRPLGPGVPTPDRLSIGRLSLSVHRSGPRVAIRVRDPQSPFLRDYRGSRWYPIDRAWRIDARFVAHATPRRLEIPNVLGDVQVFESPGYAEFDVGAERLRLEAASYEPDGRVWFVFRDRTTGQTTYPAARFLYADPPRDGGIVLDFNDARNPPCAFNPFTTCPNPPPGNVLPVAIEAGELADLEGR, from the coding sequence GTGCTCGCTGCGATCGTCGTGCTGGTGTCGGCGGCGATCATGCCCGTGACCGGAGGCTTCGGCCAGCACGGCGACGAAGTGTCCTGCCCCGCCTCTGCGGTCGCGACGGCGCACGACGACTACGAGGCACAGGTCGAGCGGCGACGGGCTGCGTACGAGGCGAGCCTGCGCAGCCTCGACGGGTACCTCGCCGTGGTCGGTCTGTTCTTCCTCGAGGACGGCCCGAACGTCTTCGGGGCCGACGCCGCCGGTCGCGTGGTCCTGCCGGACGGTTCGGCGCCCGGTCGGGTGGGCGTCTTCGATTTCCAGGACGGCCGCGTCTTCTACCGCATCGAGCGGCCCGGGCTCGCGCTGCTCAACGGGCGCGCCACGTTGTCGGGCGAGCTCAGGCCGCTCGGACCCGGGGTGCCGACGCCAGACCGTCTGAGCATCGGGCGCCTGTCGCTGAGCGTCCATCGCAGCGGCCCCCGGGTCGCGATCCGGGTGCGCGACCCGCAGAGCCCGTTCCTGAGGGACTACCGCGGGTCGCGGTGGTACCCGATCGACCGGGCGTGGCGCATCGACGCCCGGTTCGTGGCCCACGCGACACCGCGGCGTCTCGAGATTCCGAACGTGCTCGGCGACGTGCAGGTCTTCGAGAGCCCCGGGTACGCCGAGTTCGACGTGGGGGCCGAACGCCTGCGCCTCGAGGCAGCGTCGTACGAGCCGGACGGCCGCGTCTGGTTCGTGTTTCGCGATCGGACGACCGGGCAGACTACCTACCCGGCGGCACGCTTTCTGTACGCCGATCCCCCTCGAGACGGCGGCATCGTCCTCGACTTCAACGACGCGCGCAACCCGCCGTGCGCGTTCAATCCCTTCACCACCTGCCCGAACCCGCCGCCCGGTAACGTGTTGCCCGTGGCCATTGAGGCGGGCGAGCTGGCCGACCTCGAGGGCAGGTGA